The Quercus robur chromosome 7, dhQueRobu3.1, whole genome shotgun sequence genome has a segment encoding these proteins:
- the LOC126691263 gene encoding protein FAR1-RELATED SEQUENCE 5-like, which translates to MIGLKKVDNTWIICKFVEGHNHELLTPKSTSLLRGHRVITSAQKNLIDTLNESSIALSKIMFVLSKESGGGYNVVCIPIDIQNYLNSKRRKLLQDGDAQGMYKYFIESQCKNPGFVYAIEVDEYGCMGNYFWANAWSRMAYQYFGDVITFYVTYQINHYKMSFVPFTGVNHHHQFVMFGCVVLVNETAESHTWLLKTWLNAMPGNPLSTIITDDDKVIAKAIADVLPNETHRLCMWHLLQKVSEQLSHVYNKYPHFQEEFYHCIHDTLTIEEFELE; encoded by the coding sequence ATGATAGGTTTAAAGAAAGTTGATAATACATGGATTATATGTAAGTTTGTGGAGGGTCATAATCATGAGCTTCTTACCCCTAAGAGTACGAGTTTGCTTCGTGGGCATAGAGTGATAACAAGTGCCCAAAAGAATCTTATAGATACACTCAATGAGTCAAGTATAGCCCTAAGCAAGATAATGTTTGTGTTAAGTAAAGAATCTGGTGGTGGTTATAATGTTGTATGTATTCCAATTgatattcaaaattatttgaatagTAAAAGAAGAAAGTTGCTTCAAGATGGAGATGCTCAGGGAatgtacaaatattttattgagaGTCAATGTAAAAATCCAGGTTTTGTTTATGCAATTGAAGTTGATGAATATGGGTGCATGGGTAATTACTTTTGGGCAAATGCTTGGTCAAGAATGGCATACCAATATTTTGGAGATGTCATTACCTTTTACGTTACATACCAAATAAATCATTATAAGATGTCTTTTGTTCCTTTCACAGGGGTTAACCACCATCATCAATTTGTGATGTTTGGATGTGTTGTGCTTGTCAATGAAACAGCAGAATCTCATACATGGTTGTTGAAGACTTGGCTTAATGCAATGCCTGGAAATCCTCTTTCTACAATTATAACAGACGATGACAAGGTTATCGCTAAGGCAATTGCAGATGTATTGCCAAATGAAACTCATAGATTGTGTATGTGGCATCTTTTACAGAAAGTTTCAGAACAATTGTCCCATGTATATAATAAATATCCACATTTTCAGGAAGAATTTTACCATTGCATCCATGATACACTCACTATTGAAGAGTTTGAGTTAGAATGA